The Frondihabitans australicus genome includes a region encoding these proteins:
- a CDS encoding ABC transporter ATP-binding protein — protein MTPDATTVLDVSGLRKQYRVRGAGRHTQLTAVDDVDFVIRAGETVALVGESGSGKSTIARCVSRLVEPTAGRVLLDGESILDVTPRRLAAVYGDLQMVFQDPMSSLDPRMTVAATLDEPLRLHTSLDREGRRARIRALLADVELSDTLLERRPRQLSGGQRQRLSIARALAAEPKVILLDEPTASLDVSVRGQIIRLLERLQDEHGLAYLFISHDLAVVRRIADRVLVMYLGGIVEQGTTADVFEHPVHPYTRALLSAAPVVAYGRPRSRLSLAGEIPSPMNIPLGCRLVGRCPLAEEACSLARPPLEPVTATHDVACPVSAP, from the coding sequence GTGACCCCCGACGCGACGACAGTGCTCGACGTCTCGGGCCTGCGCAAGCAGTACCGTGTGCGCGGCGCCGGCAGGCACACGCAGCTCACGGCGGTCGACGACGTGGACTTCGTCATCCGCGCCGGCGAGACCGTCGCGCTGGTGGGAGAGTCAGGATCGGGCAAATCGACGATCGCCCGCTGCGTTTCCCGCCTCGTCGAGCCCACGGCCGGTCGCGTGCTGCTCGACGGCGAATCGATCCTCGACGTCACCCCTCGGCGCCTCGCCGCCGTGTACGGCGACCTACAGATGGTGTTCCAGGACCCGATGTCATCCCTCGACCCGCGGATGACCGTCGCCGCGACCCTCGACGAGCCGCTGCGACTGCACACGAGCCTCGACCGCGAGGGACGTCGGGCCAGGATCCGAGCGCTCCTCGCCGACGTCGAGCTGAGCGACACCCTGCTCGAGCGGCGACCCCGTCAGCTGAGCGGGGGCCAGCGGCAGCGCCTGTCGATCGCGCGGGCGCTGGCGGCCGAGCCGAAGGTGATCCTGCTCGACGAGCCGACGGCGTCGCTGGACGTGTCGGTGCGCGGGCAGATCATCCGGCTGCTCGAGCGGCTGCAGGACGAGCACGGGCTCGCTTACCTCTTCATCAGCCACGACCTGGCCGTCGTCCGTCGCATCGCCGACCGGGTGCTCGTGATGTATCTGGGCGGGATCGTCGAGCAGGGAACCACCGCCGACGTCTTCGAGCACCCCGTGCACCCGTACACGCGGGCACTGCTGTCCGCAGCGCCCGTCGTGGCATACGGACGCCCCCGCAGCCGGCTCAGTCTCGCCGGCGAGATCCCCAGCCCAATGAACATACCCCTCGGCTGCCGCCTCGTCGGCCGCTGCCCCTTGGCCGAGGAGGCCTGCTCTCTCGCCCGCCCGCCCCTCGAACCAGTGACCGCGACGCACGACGTCGCCTGCCCGGTCTCGGCCCCCTAG
- a CDS encoding ABC transporter substrate-binding protein: protein MSASRTRTRLLVAMSVAAAAALALAGCSTSSASTTSSTTSTATGITTAWPADLTSLDPMNLSNSEDTEVANNVYEGLVAYDFKKTSDGSEVWQGSKVAPALAKSWTIDKNAITFDLDPNRKFYPSGNPVTASDVKWSLEAALHSLNAQDITTNGLQSGDDIHVVDAHTVTIDFTDTSGNPIDVGTTQLAMFVNTNERIIDSVAAKKHATASDPYASKWLRSNVVGSGPYYLSSWSKGQQVVLKANPDYPDQPAYKTVTARIVNNANVASLVKSGSINFAEFDMSETDVTNLQKAGFTVASQATPTLTYLTMAADTGAFTNEKVRQAVADAIPYKQIVSTVYSGRAERAYSIVNSSSSSYTPAWNEYSTDLTKAKQLMKQAGNPTIYVPLHYDTSDPAQENIALLIQENLKTIGITVKLTPETDDQQWDIINGRSRNPSNPGSADMVLFNWGPWTDDPKIPVGYAATKDGVNNYALWSNPTVDTLNATWQLKAPSSARDAAYKQAQKIIADAAPVIPITYADRQSVMAKGITGASFEQFASTRYYLLTPTK from the coding sequence GTGTCCGCATCACGAACGCGCACGCGACTCCTGGTCGCCATGAGCGTCGCCGCAGCAGCCGCCCTGGCACTCGCAGGCTGCAGCACCTCATCGGCCTCGACCACGTCATCGACCACCTCCACGGCGACCGGCATCACCACGGCATGGCCTGCCGACCTCACCTCACTCGACCCGATGAATCTCTCGAACAGCGAGGACACCGAGGTCGCCAACAACGTCTACGAGGGCCTCGTCGCCTACGACTTCAAGAAGACGTCCGACGGCTCGGAGGTGTGGCAGGGATCGAAAGTGGCCCCTGCCCTCGCGAAGAGCTGGACTATCGACAAGAACGCGATCACCTTCGACCTCGATCCCAACCGCAAGTTCTACCCCTCGGGCAACCCCGTCACCGCCTCCGACGTCAAATGGAGCCTCGAGGCCGCCCTGCACAGCCTCAACGCGCAGGACATCACCACCAACGGGCTGCAGAGCGGCGACGACATCCACGTGGTCGACGCCCACACCGTGACGATCGACTTCACCGACACCTCCGGCAACCCGATCGACGTCGGCACGACACAGCTGGCCATGTTCGTCAACACCAACGAGCGCATCATCGACTCCGTCGCCGCCAAGAAGCACGCCACCGCCTCCGACCCCTACGCGTCGAAGTGGCTGCGCTCGAACGTCGTCGGCTCGGGCCCGTACTACCTCTCAAGCTGGAGCAAGGGACAGCAGGTCGTGCTGAAGGCGAACCCGGACTACCCCGATCAGCCGGCCTATAAGACCGTCACGGCGCGCATCGTCAACAACGCCAACGTCGCCTCGCTCGTCAAGAGCGGCTCGATCAACTTCGCCGAATTCGACATGTCCGAGACCGACGTCACCAACCTGCAGAAGGCGGGCTTCACCGTCGCCTCGCAGGCCACACCGACCCTCACGTATCTGACCATGGCCGCCGACACCGGCGCGTTCACCAACGAAAAGGTCCGTCAGGCCGTTGCCGACGCCATCCCCTACAAGCAGATCGTCTCGACCGTGTACTCGGGTCGCGCCGAACGCGCCTACAGCATCGTCAACTCGTCGTCGTCGAGCTACACGCCGGCGTGGAACGAGTACAGCACCGACCTCACAAAAGCCAAACAGCTGATGAAACAGGCCGGCAACCCCACGATTTACGTGCCCCTGCACTACGACACGTCGGACCCCGCGCAGGAGAACATCGCGCTGCTGATCCAGGAGAACCTCAAGACGATCGGCATCACCGTCAAGCTGACGCCCGAGACCGACGACCAGCAGTGGGACATCATCAACGGTCGCTCGCGCAACCCCTCCAACCCGGGCTCGGCCGACATGGTCCTCTTCAACTGGGGCCCGTGGACCGACGACCCGAAAATCCCCGTCGGCTACGCCGCCACCAAGGACGGCGTGAACAACTACGCCCTGTGGTCGAACCCGACGGTCGACACGCTCAACGCGACATGGCAACTCAAGGCGCCCTCCAGCGCCCGCGACGCCGCCTACAAGCAGGCGCAGAAGATCATCGCTGATGCCGCTCCCGTGATTCCGATCACCTACGCCGATCGCCAGTCGGTCATGGCCAAGGGCATCACCGGCGCGTCCTTCGAGCAGTTCGCCAGCACCCGCTACTACCTGCTCACGCCGACGAAGTGA
- a CDS encoding M24 family metallopeptidase: MIQTATAERLLDGFEPSFDVELAKAIPESEFIERITRLRRAAAVAENEVTLIHADGLTGFQTSNTYLKWLCDWSREGILVVPTDASKGIHLFTFYTESVIMPPQGEAVGVEEVWQISPFSIEYGGRAGDPIRKTIEASVKRLAELGYTRSSVGLVGDRLSADFWRVLADELPGARFSDRTETLNEMTKLLSENERDQVRTAAQLADVAYEAACHVTKPGVTDFEIYAAFTYAQMSRGGETGDGYQIGINQWGTACGKPYGHVVRSGDLLNLYVSNVKYHGYTAQIARMIAIGDITEKQETTLAMCADAVRRAEAKIRPGAPIHDLHDAAFSAYTDRGYLSPEQTETSRMPYNWESEKDGGPRRVRKQYVPDVDYEASGRRLERVYPATFGPHNPNLGHSVGNMGAPKFNVTSHNTELLQPGMAMVLHAQWLDPLSDGANIGDMFLVTEGGYENLSRHTSVDAFRVDA, from the coding sequence ATGATCCAGACCGCGACCGCAGAACGACTCCTCGACGGCTTCGAGCCGAGCTTCGACGTCGAACTCGCCAAAGCGATCCCCGAATCCGAGTTCATCGAGCGAATTACCCGACTCCGCCGCGCAGCGGCCGTGGCCGAGAACGAGGTCACCCTCATCCACGCCGACGGGCTGACCGGGTTCCAAACCTCGAACACGTACCTCAAGTGGCTCTGCGACTGGTCGCGCGAGGGCATCCTCGTCGTGCCCACCGACGCCAGTAAGGGTATCCATCTCTTCACCTTCTACACGGAGTCGGTCATCATGCCGCCGCAGGGCGAGGCCGTCGGTGTCGAGGAGGTCTGGCAGATCAGCCCGTTCAGCATCGAATACGGCGGGCGCGCCGGCGACCCGATCCGCAAGACGATCGAGGCTAGCGTCAAGCGCCTCGCCGAGCTCGGCTACACCCGCTCGAGCGTCGGACTCGTCGGCGACCGCCTCTCGGCCGACTTCTGGCGCGTCCTCGCCGACGAACTCCCCGGCGCGCGCTTCTCGGACCGCACCGAGACACTCAACGAGATGACGAAGCTCCTCTCTGAGAACGAACGCGACCAGGTGCGCACCGCCGCCCAGCTCGCGGATGTCGCCTACGAGGCCGCCTGTCACGTGACGAAGCCCGGCGTCACGGACTTCGAGATCTACGCGGCGTTCACCTACGCGCAGATGTCGCGCGGAGGGGAAACCGGCGACGGCTACCAGATCGGCATCAACCAGTGGGGCACCGCCTGCGGCAAGCCCTACGGCCACGTCGTGCGCAGCGGCGACCTCCTCAACCTGTATGTATCGAACGTCAAGTACCACGGCTACACGGCGCAGATCGCCCGGATGATCGCCATCGGCGACATCACCGAGAAGCAGGAGACGACGCTCGCAATGTGCGCCGACGCGGTCCGCCGCGCCGAGGCGAAGATCCGTCCCGGCGCACCGATCCATGACCTGCACGACGCCGCGTTCTCCGCCTACACCGACCGCGGCTACCTATCGCCCGAACAGACCGAGACCTCCCGCATGCCCTACAACTGGGAGTCCGAGAAGGACGGCGGACCACGCCGTGTACGCAAGCAGTACGTCCCCGACGTCGACTACGAGGCCTCGGGCCGCCGCCTCGAGCGGGTGTACCCAGCCACGTTCGGCCCGCACAACCCAAACCTCGGCCACAGCGTCGGCAACATGGGCGCCCCGAAGTTCAACGTCACCAGCCACAACACCGAGCTGCTTCAGCCCGGCATGGCCATGGTGCTGCACGCGCAGTGGCTCGACCCGCTGAGCGACGGAGCCAACATCGGCGACATGTTCCTCGTCACCGAGGGCGGCTACGAGAACCTCAGCCGCCACACCTCCGTCGACGCGTTTCGCGTCGACGCATGA
- a CDS encoding GntR family transcriptional regulator, protein MESKTASVLRTLRAEIVSGELPGGTRLKEDVIAARFGVSRVPVREALRQLESEGFALAEKYRGVTVAEASAESVIELMQIRRQLEGLAARLAAKRRGGESSADLKVVVELAREATPPVEPLIEFHHLVAGASGNRQLESMIERVIQQTAWAFERRTQDALSASLEDHAAIAAAILRGSETQASVFMDEHLSKDEEWLRAGRALSS, encoded by the coding sequence GTGGAATCGAAGACCGCATCTGTTCTCCGGACGCTTCGCGCTGAGATCGTCTCGGGTGAGCTTCCCGGCGGGACACGGCTCAAGGAGGACGTCATCGCTGCCCGTTTCGGGGTGTCGAGGGTTCCCGTGCGGGAGGCTCTGCGGCAGCTCGAGTCGGAGGGCTTCGCCCTGGCCGAGAAGTACCGGGGAGTGACCGTCGCCGAGGCTTCGGCCGAATCGGTCATCGAGTTGATGCAGATCCGCCGGCAGCTCGAGGGCCTGGCGGCCCGCTTGGCGGCCAAGCGTCGTGGCGGCGAGTCGTCTGCCGACCTCAAAGTGGTCGTCGAGCTGGCTCGCGAGGCGACGCCTCCGGTCGAGCCGCTCATCGAGTTCCATCACCTCGTGGCCGGCGCCTCCGGAAACCGCCAACTCGAATCCATGATCGAGCGGGTCATCCAGCAGACCGCCTGGGCTTTCGAGCGGCGGACCCAGGATGCGCTCAGCGCCAGCCTCGAGGACCACGCCGCCATCGCCGCGGCGATCCTCCGCGGCTCGGAGACGCAGGCTTCCGTCTTTATGGACGAGCACCTGAGCAAGGACGAGGAGTGGCTTCGGGCGGGTCGGGCACTCTCGTCGTAG
- a CDS encoding MFS transporter, which translates to MTAVTGSTAPTASPAATPRNGVATALDSIGFTRAQFAVLMLILAGEFFDTLEQNSVGAMATNIKASLQIGDVQLTTINTATVIGGLVGRFLAGWLADRYGRRFSLSLNLLVYTLGGLLSALAFNYDVLLVSRFIVGVGVGGEFMIGIAMLSEMVATKFRGGLIATINVGAGGIGNFISYGLFLLLLGPLAVPLGGDHVVWRWTFVLLALPALIVVFYRRRLPETPRWLLSKGRVDEANRSLAILASSSLHPATDVKSPIELTEADLPPVALHSSPAAVFHKSVLRRTISIGIASWMAFGAQVTLNFLMPTLLVERGYTVSQSLLYTMIMNIGSLLGCTLAALIANSVGRRVTVTTAGILGCLTALAFAGFGNSTGTILVLGALFQFFTMVTNTTLAAWTAEVYPTAIRASGASIVNGIGNIAGAVMPYLAVALFGAFAFAGVFGLAAVMYAILVIASRFAPEARGRTLEQVNENELTTATH; encoded by the coding sequence ATGACTGCTGTAACCGGCTCCACCGCACCCACGGCCTCCCCCGCCGCGACGCCCCGCAACGGCGTCGCCACCGCTCTCGACTCGATCGGGTTCACGCGCGCTCAGTTCGCCGTTCTCATGCTGATTCTCGCCGGCGAGTTCTTCGACACTCTCGAGCAGAACTCGGTCGGCGCCATGGCGACCAACATCAAGGCGTCCCTGCAGATCGGCGACGTGCAGCTGACCACGATCAACACGGCCACCGTGATCGGTGGTCTTGTCGGCCGGTTCCTGGCCGGCTGGCTTGCGGACCGCTATGGCCGCCGCTTCTCGCTGAGCCTGAACCTGCTCGTGTACACGCTCGGCGGTCTGCTGAGCGCTCTCGCCTTCAACTACGACGTGCTGCTCGTGAGCCGCTTCATTGTCGGTGTCGGTGTCGGAGGCGAGTTCATGATCGGCATCGCGATGCTCTCGGAGATGGTCGCAACGAAGTTCCGCGGCGGCCTCATCGCCACGATCAACGTGGGAGCCGGCGGCATCGGCAACTTCATCTCGTACGGGCTGTTCCTGCTCCTGCTTGGCCCGTTGGCCGTGCCGCTCGGTGGCGACCACGTCGTGTGGCGGTGGACGTTCGTGCTCCTGGCTCTGCCAGCCCTGATTGTGGTCTTCTACCGTCGCCGGCTGCCCGAGACGCCCCGGTGGCTGCTCTCCAAGGGGCGCGTCGACGAGGCGAACCGCTCGCTGGCGATCCTGGCCTCGTCGTCGCTTCACCCGGCCACTGACGTGAAGTCGCCGATCGAACTCACCGAGGCGGACCTCCCGCCCGTGGCCCTGCATTCGTCGCCCGCCGCTGTCTTCCACAAAAGCGTCCTGCGCCGCACGATCTCGATCGGTATCGCCTCGTGGATGGCGTTCGGCGCCCAGGTCACCCTGAACTTCCTGATGCCAACGCTGCTCGTCGAGCGCGGCTACACCGTGTCCCAGAGCCTGCTGTACACGATGATCATGAACATCGGCTCGCTCCTCGGCTGCACCCTGGCCGCCCTCATCGCGAACAGCGTCGGGCGTCGTGTGACGGTGACGACTGCCGGGATCCTGGGCTGCCTCACCGCGCTCGCATTCGCCGGATTCGGCAACAGCACCGGCACGATCCTGGTGCTCGGCGCCCTGTTCCAGTTCTTCACCATGGTGACCAACACGACCCTGGCCGCCTGGACCGCCGAGGTCTACCCGACGGCGATCCGCGCCTCGGGTGCCTCGATCGTGAACGGAATCGGCAACATCGCCGGCGCGGTCATGCCGTACCTCGCCGTCGCCCTTTTCGGAGCGTTCGCCTTCGCCGGGGTCTTCGGCCTCGCGGCCGTGATGTACGCGATCCTCGTCATCGCCTCGCGGTTCGCCCCCGAGGCCCGCGGCCGCACCCTCGAGCAGGTCAACGAGAACGAGCTCACCACGGCCACCCACTGA
- a CDS encoding ABC transporter substrate-binding protein: MDTLKISATANGLNYLPEYVATVGSIFTDRGLTVTAKACDPWTGVLDDIESGEADLALGGLWVPALYAGAPRKLSVVGQLNHAFPMAIVSRTETSPITLDQLAGKVVLSPGAGGSAPYEFTAGLIREAGLNPADTSWMRDLSTSMMIELYKAGTGDAIVLDLVSAGEVVADGFGTIVFRHLSAGLMPNSVYYTETHRVADLSDRIERFMDGIAEAMAAINTGSVDAEIDAVLAERWPTKDHGLLREVIAEMIAGDVWGSAIIDRDASDRWMRILTEVGLTTHQPSLEELLGEQPVSVSA, from the coding sequence ATGGACACCCTGAAGATCTCGGCCACCGCCAACGGTCTCAACTACCTGCCCGAGTACGTGGCGACCGTCGGCAGCATCTTCACCGACCGCGGCCTCACCGTGACGGCCAAGGCCTGCGACCCGTGGACCGGCGTGCTCGACGACATCGAATCGGGTGAGGCCGACCTCGCCCTCGGCGGCCTCTGGGTTCCCGCTCTCTACGCAGGCGCACCCCGCAAACTCTCGGTCGTCGGGCAACTGAACCACGCGTTCCCGATGGCGATCGTGTCGCGCACCGAGACGTCCCCGATCACCCTCGACCAGCTCGCCGGCAAGGTCGTCCTCTCGCCCGGCGCCGGAGGCAGCGCCCCCTACGAATTCACCGCCGGCCTCATCCGTGAGGCCGGACTCAACCCTGCCGACACGTCGTGGATGCGTGACCTCTCGACGTCGATGATGATCGAGCTCTACAAGGCCGGCACCGGCGACGCAATCGTGCTCGACCTCGTCAGCGCGGGCGAGGTCGTCGCCGACGGCTTCGGCACCATCGTGTTCCGTCACCTGAGCGCCGGCCTCATGCCCAACAGCGTCTACTACACCGAGACGCACCGAGTCGCCGACCTCAGCGACCGCATCGAGCGGTTCATGGACGGTATCGCCGAAGCCATGGCCGCCATCAACACGGGCTCGGTCGACGCCGAGATCGACGCCGTGCTCGCCGAGCGTTGGCCGACGAAAGACCACGGCCTGCTGCGCGAAGTCATCGCCGAGATGATCGCCGGCGACGTGTGGGGCTCGGCGATCATTGACCGCGACGCGTCGGACCGCTGGATGCGGATCCTCACCGAGGTCGGCCTCACCACCCACCAGCCGTCGCTCGAAGAGCTCCTCGGCGAGCAGCCGGTCAGCGTCTCCGCGTGA
- a CDS encoding ornithine cyclodeaminase family protein, translating to MTLVLGAADIARLLPQVDVASAVEAIHRDLGTGAMEQLAPAALTGDDDGVFLPMTARSDRLGLVAVKLMADIPANASRGLPSQRSTLLVSSVATGECVAVLDGGGITRARTAAASVVATTHLANPGGRTLGLIGAGNLAIEHVRAFAATSPFDRVVVWSRSSDTVDRFVRELGSQQPAACVIASSPEDVAHEADVLCTLTPSVDPIVLGEWLHDGQHVNAVGARPRATHRELDGAAMACGTLVVDSRPTAYSKSGDLVQAIADGALAADVALAELGEVVAGTAVGRTSSSDITVFDSTGIAAQDLAVAAAIIELARQGGLGAEHRLSAADLLTGVEHPASSLLGTMSS from the coding sequence GTGACCCTCGTCCTCGGCGCCGCCGACATCGCGCGCCTCCTCCCACAGGTCGACGTGGCCTCCGCCGTCGAGGCGATCCACCGCGACCTCGGCACCGGCGCCATGGAGCAACTCGCACCCGCCGCGCTGACCGGAGACGACGACGGCGTCTTCCTTCCGATGACGGCACGGTCGGATCGGCTCGGACTCGTTGCCGTGAAGCTCATGGCCGACATCCCCGCGAATGCGTCGCGAGGTCTGCCCAGCCAGCGCTCCACTCTCCTGGTCTCCTCGGTCGCGACGGGCGAATGCGTCGCCGTCCTCGACGGCGGCGGCATCACCCGCGCCAGGACCGCCGCCGCGTCTGTCGTGGCGACGACTCATCTCGCGAATCCCGGTGGGCGCACCCTCGGCCTCATCGGTGCAGGGAACCTCGCTATTGAGCACGTGCGCGCATTCGCGGCGACATCACCGTTCGACCGCGTCGTCGTCTGGTCGCGTTCGAGCGACACCGTCGACCGGTTCGTGCGGGAACTCGGCTCCCAGCAGCCCGCCGCCTGCGTCATCGCGTCGTCGCCGGAAGACGTCGCCCACGAGGCGGACGTGCTCTGCACCCTCACCCCCTCCGTCGATCCGATCGTCCTGGGCGAGTGGCTGCACGACGGCCAGCACGTCAACGCGGTCGGTGCCCGGCCCCGCGCTACACACCGCGAGCTCGACGGGGCCGCGATGGCTTGCGGCACGCTCGTCGTCGACAGCCGCCCCACGGCCTATTCGAAGTCCGGCGACCTCGTGCAGGCGATCGCCGACGGCGCCCTCGCCGCCGACGTCGCGTTGGCCGAACTGGGCGAAGTCGTCGCAGGCACAGCGGTCGGTCGCACGTCGTCCTCCGACATCACCGTCTTCGACTCCACAGGCATCGCGGCGCAGGATCTGGCAGTGGCCGCTGCCATCATCGAGCTCGCCCGCCAGGGTGGTCTCGGTGCCGAGCACCGCCTGTCGGCGGCCGACCTGCTGACCGGTGTCGAGCATCCTGCGTCATCGCTTCTCGGGACGATGTCGTCATGA
- a CDS encoding aspartate/glutamate racemase family protein, translating to MIRIAVVNCNTTASMTETAAARARLVVGPDVEIVPVTPAWGVASAEGWYDSFLSAAAVLETLEGLDGTVDGVVMAGFGEHGREGAREILSVPVVDITEAAAHFAMPLGRRYGVVTTVRRAVGQIEDSLATAGLIDRCAAIIDTGLGVLELDDDPYATAEAFVAAGQRAIAAGAEVICLGCAGMAGLEDHVRERLPVPVVDGVAAAAAMVEALIRQRLTTSKIESFAAPLPKQRSWPTYA from the coding sequence ATGATCCGCATCGCCGTCGTCAACTGCAACACCACCGCGTCGATGACTGAGACCGCGGCAGCTCGAGCGCGCCTCGTCGTCGGCCCGGACGTCGAGATCGTGCCGGTCACGCCCGCCTGGGGTGTCGCGTCGGCCGAGGGCTGGTATGACAGCTTCCTCAGCGCCGCCGCGGTGCTCGAGACGCTCGAAGGGTTGGACGGGACGGTCGACGGCGTCGTCATGGCCGGGTTCGGCGAGCACGGTCGAGAGGGCGCCCGCGAGATCCTGTCGGTTCCGGTGGTCGACATCACCGAAGCAGCAGCCCACTTCGCCATGCCCCTCGGTCGTCGGTACGGTGTCGTCACGACCGTGCGGAGAGCCGTCGGCCAGATCGAGGACAGCCTCGCGACCGCTGGGCTCATCGATCGATGCGCGGCGATCATCGACACCGGACTCGGCGTGCTTGAGCTCGACGACGACCCTTACGCCACGGCGGAGGCCTTCGTCGCGGCCGGACAGCGCGCCATCGCCGCGGGAGCCGAGGTCATATGCCTCGGATGCGCCGGCATGGCGGGGCTCGAGGACCACGTCCGTGAACGGCTTCCTGTTCCCGTTGTCGACGGAGTGGCAGCAGCCGCCGCGATGGTCGAGGCCCTCATTCGCCAGCGGCTTACGACGAGCAAGATCGAATCGTTCGCGGCGCCCTTACCCAAGCAGCGCAGCTGGCCGACATACGCGTGA
- a CDS encoding helix-turn-helix domain-containing protein yields the protein MNAVEATASLRTRERLRLLVKRAGSQRAAARYLGVSVRSLGRLVTGETAVGQDMAARLEAVNYVLARAEQVWAPQAIEGWLYGCNSVLDGVRPIDFVGSGRVQEIVQALEVARA from the coding sequence ATGAATGCCGTAGAGGCGACCGCTTCGTTGCGCACTAGAGAGCGACTGCGGCTTCTAGTCAAGCGGGCTGGCAGTCAGCGTGCGGCGGCGCGATATCTCGGCGTAAGCGTTCGATCCCTTGGCAGGCTCGTCACAGGCGAGACGGCTGTGGGTCAGGACATGGCTGCCCGCCTCGAAGCCGTCAACTACGTCCTCGCAAGAGCCGAGCAGGTCTGGGCGCCGCAGGCCATCGAGGGATGGCTGTACGGCTGCAATAGCGTCCTCGACGGAGTCCGGCCAATCGACTTTGTGGGATCGGGACGGGTTCAAGAGATCGTGCAGGCACTCGAGGTCGCCCGGGCTTGA
- a CDS encoding helix-turn-helix domain-containing protein, with amino-acid sequence MTMKVCTRCTGQLPRDVAGVAKIEHYFLVMTSNFRNLDPGSDLDWATVRSIADRIAWLRWSLELSQEEFGRQIGLSGSTVGRIESGATQPTVKTLVAIRLKFRASFDRMIDANMEPRPGFVSEYHDQPGRSWTSRTPRFGGVQAWDCHLEPDAADELPHEHAGVEFVEVLHGRVQMRWGPYREFILTEDTPVIRVESDLEHSINAIPGGDGARVRFTFDDASRHFHIPQDTQEKLASLDDLITKADSQNPYRIIRRRPPTPH; translated from the coding sequence ATGACGATGAAAGTCTGCACGAGATGCACAGGGCAACTGCCTCGCGATGTTGCCGGAGTAGCGAAGATCGAGCACTATTTTCTGGTTATGACGTCAAATTTCCGGAACCTCGATCCGGGCTCCGACCTCGACTGGGCCACCGTGAGATCAATTGCCGACCGGATCGCCTGGCTTCGGTGGTCGTTGGAGCTCAGTCAGGAAGAATTCGGTCGTCAGATTGGTCTGAGCGGATCCACCGTCGGGAGAATCGAGTCCGGCGCAACGCAGCCGACCGTCAAAACACTGGTGGCAATTCGCCTCAAATTCCGGGCATCCTTCGATCGCATGATCGACGCAAATATGGAGCCTCGCCCAGGATTCGTATCCGAATACCACGACCAGCCGGGCCGCTCGTGGACATCGAGGACCCCGCGGTTCGGCGGTGTGCAGGCTTGGGACTGCCACCTGGAGCCAGACGCAGCAGACGAATTGCCGCATGAGCATGCGGGCGTTGAATTTGTTGAGGTCCTCCACGGCCGAGTGCAGATGCGGTGGGGACCCTATCGAGAATTCATCCTCACGGAAGACACGCCCGTCATCCGGGTTGAGTCCGACCTCGAGCACAGTATCAACGCCATTCCAGGTGGAGATGGGGCCCGCGTTCGATTCACATTCGACGACGCCAGCCGGCATTTTCACATCCCGCAAGACACGCAGGAGAAGCTCGCCTCTTTGGACGACTTGATAACGAAAGCAGACTCGCAAAACCCTTACCGCATCATTCGGCGGCGGCCACCCACTCCGCACTAA